One genomic segment of Culturomica massiliensis includes these proteins:
- a CDS encoding heavy metal transport/detoxification protein produces the protein MRKYKTTAKCQGCVAKIAPFLNEIMTQDQWSIDLSTPDKILTVTSDCPDNVILEALQKAGFKGELLKQ, from the coding sequence ATGAGAAAATATAAAACTACGGCAAAATGCCAGGGATGCGTTGCTAAAATCGCTCCCTTCCTGAACGAAATCATGACACAAGACCAATGGTCCATCGACCTTTCTACACCGGATAAAATACTGACAGTAACTTCCGACTGTCCGGATAATGTAATTTTGGAAGCATTGCAAAAAGCCGGCTTCAAAGGTGAACTCCTGAAACAATAA
- a CDS encoding exodeoxyribonuclease III: protein MKIITYNVNGLRSALSKNFTGWLEAEQPDVVCLQETKAQPDQIPTLEFEMLGYRSYFFSAQKKGYSGVAILTKQLPDHVEYGMGIPRYDDEGRFLRADFGDLSVVSVYHPSGTSGDERQAFKMVWLEDFQVYVQELSKSRPKLLLCGDYNICHRPIDIHDPVRNATNSGFLPEEREWMSQFLDSGFTDTFRYFHPEEAHQYTWWSFRANARNNNKGWRIDYCMATPAVVPLLKDAYILPAIKHSDHCPAVVEVEHEV from the coding sequence ATGAAAATCATCACTTACAATGTAAACGGCCTGCGCAGTGCTCTTTCGAAAAATTTCACAGGGTGGCTCGAAGCAGAGCAGCCGGATGTCGTATGCTTACAGGAAACCAAGGCTCAACCCGATCAAATCCCTACCCTTGAATTTGAGATGCTGGGCTATCGGTCCTACTTCTTCTCTGCCCAAAAAAAAGGATACAGCGGTGTCGCGATTCTGACCAAACAGCTCCCGGACCATGTCGAATATGGCATGGGTATTCCCCGTTACGATGATGAAGGCCGGTTTTTACGGGCCGACTTCGGGGATTTATCCGTCGTAAGCGTTTACCATCCTTCGGGGACCAGCGGGGACGAAAGGCAAGCTTTTAAAATGGTTTGGCTGGAAGATTTCCAGGTGTATGTACAGGAACTCAGCAAAAGCCGGCCGAAATTACTTCTTTGCGGGGACTACAATATCTGCCATCGTCCCATCGACATTCACGATCCGGTACGCAACGCCACAAACAGCGGATTTTTACCCGAAGAAAGAGAGTGGATGAGTCAGTTCCTCGACAGCGGATTCACAGATACCTTCCGCTATTTTCACCCCGAAGAAGCCCATCAATACACCTGGTGGAGTTTCCGCGCAAATGCCCGTAACAACAATAAAGGCTGGCGAATCGATTATTGTATGGCCACTCCGGCAGTTGTACCCCTATTAAAGGATGCCTATATACTACCGGCGATAAAACATTCCGACCATTGTCCGGCCGTTGTCGAAGTCGAACATGAAGTATAA
- a CDS encoding acyl-CoA thioesterase codes for MKKYQFELEMKVRDYECDLQCIVNNANYQHYMEHARHEFLEVAGANFGELHKRGIDAVVAHVEIDYKVSLTSGDRFVVKLNIAREGVKLVFFEDIFRLPDMKLCAHGRVESVCVDNGRLTRGELFDEIFADYLKKD; via the coding sequence ATGAAAAAATATCAGTTTGAATTGGAAATGAAGGTGCGTGATTACGAATGTGATCTGCAATGCATTGTCAATAACGCCAATTACCAGCATTATATGGAACATGCCCGGCATGAATTTCTGGAAGTTGCCGGAGCAAATTTCGGAGAACTTCACAAACGGGGAATCGATGCCGTTGTGGCTCATGTGGAAATTGATTATAAGGTATCGTTGACAAGCGGTGACCGGTTTGTCGTTAAGCTGAATATTGCTAGGGAAGGGGTTAAACTGGTATTTTTCGAAGACATTTTCCGCTTGCCGGATATGAAGTTATGTGCACACGGACGGGTAGAATCGGTGTGTGTCGATAACGGACGTCTTACCCGGGGAGAGTTATTCGATGAAATTTTTGCAGATTATTTGAAAAAGGATTGA